One Prosthecobacter dejongeii DNA window includes the following coding sequences:
- the folP gene encoding dihydropteroate synthase has translation MNFHWRIQGQEHDLTRRGMVMGIVNVTPDSFSDGGRFLDTGRAVEHALTLVAEGADILDIGGESTRPGAEPVDEAEELKRVLPVIRAVRSETKTLISIDTMKANVARAALEAGADIINDVTGLRGDPMMCRVAAETEAGLVVMHMLGTPRTMQQQAVYADVVAEVQTYFEERLHILAEQGISPERVVLDPGFGFAKTLEHNIALMQVLPSLAVQGRPVLVGVSRKSLISRLLDSDDVEDRDWPTVALTSYSRELGARIVRVHQVKANVEALRMTEAILG, from the coding sequence ATGAATTTCCACTGGCGTATCCAAGGACAGGAGCACGACCTCACGCGACGCGGCATGGTCATGGGCATCGTCAATGTCACGCCGGATTCCTTTTCAGATGGCGGTCGCTTCCTTGATACGGGCCGTGCAGTGGAACATGCACTGACCTTGGTCGCTGAAGGTGCAGACATCCTGGACATCGGCGGGGAGTCCACCCGCCCTGGCGCAGAACCTGTGGATGAAGCGGAGGAACTGAAACGCGTGCTGCCCGTGATCCGAGCCGTGCGGTCTGAAACCAAAACACTCATCTCCATTGATACCATGAAGGCCAACGTGGCCCGTGCGGCACTCGAAGCGGGGGCAGACATCATCAACGACGTCACAGGCCTCCGTGGAGATCCCATGATGTGCCGAGTGGCAGCCGAAACCGAAGCCGGACTGGTGGTGATGCACATGCTGGGCACCCCACGCACCATGCAGCAGCAAGCCGTGTATGCAGATGTGGTGGCGGAGGTACAGACCTATTTCGAGGAGCGCCTGCACATCCTCGCAGAGCAGGGCATCTCCCCAGAGCGAGTTGTGTTGGACCCCGGTTTCGGCTTTGCCAAAACACTGGAGCACAACATCGCCCTCATGCAGGTCCTGCCTTCACTGGCTGTGCAAGGAAGACCTGTGCTCGTAGGTGTTTCCCGCAAATCCCTCATCAGCCGACTGCTGGATAGCGACGATGTGGAGGACCGCGACTGGCCCACCGTGGCTCTGACTTCTTACTCCCGCGAGCTAGGGGCACGCATCGTCCGCGTTCATCAGGTCAAAGCCAATGTGGAAGCCCTGCGCATGACCGAGGCCATCCTGGGCTAA
- the hisS gene encoding histidine--tRNA ligase: protein MASFRTVKGFRDFFPEECALRNYIFDTWRSVARRYGFVEYEAPVVESTDLYRKKSGDEITSQLFCFSDKADREISLRPEVTPSLARMATARHRDYKKPMKWFQIGSCFRYEEPQEGRTREFIQFNADILGDASQGTDAELVALSIDVMLAFGIQAEDFVIRLSNRQIWTDFLADKNIAVEHTSAFLQIIDKIERAKPEDTAKKLEAIGLTLDEVRNFMTATDGDHPAFAALKADLSARGLWSYVKIDASIVRGLAYYTGTVFEVFDLKHGLRAVAGGGRYDKLCSLMSDGSVDMPAAGFAMGDVVLGILLSKTPGAQFGITEYLNAQQGVEAYVVIADEAQRAPALATVQALRSAGVRVDYSFSAQKVGKQFQAAENQKARLAVVFGAEYPQVAIKNLVSRSQELVAVEQLVSLVTDELKRPITGKLIA from the coding sequence ATGGCCTCCTTCCGCACCGTCAAAGGCTTTCGCGACTTCTTCCCCGAGGAGTGCGCGTTGCGCAATTATATCTTCGACACCTGGCGCTCTGTCGCGCGCCGCTATGGTTTTGTCGAATACGAAGCTCCCGTCGTGGAGTCCACCGACCTGTACCGCAAAAAGAGCGGAGATGAGATCACCAGCCAGCTTTTCTGCTTTTCAGACAAGGCGGATCGTGAAATCTCCCTGCGCCCGGAGGTCACCCCTTCCCTGGCCCGCATGGCCACGGCCCGTCATCGCGACTATAAGAAGCCGATGAAGTGGTTCCAAATCGGGTCTTGCTTCCGCTATGAAGAACCGCAGGAAGGCCGCACGCGTGAGTTCATCCAGTTCAATGCCGATATCCTCGGAGATGCCAGCCAGGGCACGGATGCCGAACTCGTCGCTCTATCGATTGATGTGATGCTGGCCTTTGGTATCCAGGCTGAGGACTTTGTCATCCGCCTGAGCAATCGCCAGATCTGGACCGACTTCCTCGCAGATAAAAACATCGCAGTGGAGCACACCTCCGCGTTTCTTCAGATCATTGATAAAATCGAACGCGCCAAGCCTGAAGACACCGCCAAAAAGCTGGAAGCCATCGGCCTAACTTTGGATGAAGTGCGAAACTTCATGACTGCGACGGATGGTGACCACCCAGCTTTTGCCGCGCTGAAGGCCGATCTCAGCGCACGTGGCCTGTGGTCTTATGTGAAGATTGATGCCAGCATTGTACGCGGTCTGGCCTATTACACAGGCACGGTGTTTGAAGTCTTCGATCTCAAGCATGGCCTGCGCGCGGTGGCAGGTGGCGGACGTTATGACAAGCTCTGCTCTTTGATGAGCGATGGCAGTGTGGACATGCCTGCGGCAGGTTTTGCCATGGGTGATGTGGTGCTGGGCATCTTGCTTTCCAAAACTCCTGGAGCTCAATTTGGCATTACGGAATACCTCAATGCTCAGCAAGGCGTGGAGGCCTATGTCGTCATTGCCGATGAAGCCCAACGTGCCCCAGCCCTGGCCACCGTACAGGCTCTGCGCAGTGCAGGCGTGCGGGTGGATTACAGCTTCAGCGCCCAGAAAGTGGGCAAGCAATTCCAAGCAGCCGAAAACCAAAAGGCCCGTTTGGCCGTGGTCTTCGGGGCCGAGTATCCCCAGGTGGCTATCAAAAACCTCGTCAGCCGCAGCCAGGAACTGGTGGCGGTGGAGCAGTTAGTGAGCCTCGTCACGGATGAACTGAAGAGGCCTATCACAGGCAAGCTGATAGCTTGA
- a CDS encoding rod shape-determining protein, producing MLGKLFGFVANDIGIDLGTANTLVYVKDHGIVLREPSVVAVKTGTNEVVAVGDDAKRMLGRTPGGITAIRPLKDGVIADFRVTEAMLRHFIRKVHNNRRAMRGPRVVIAVPSGITEVEKRAVKESAEQAGAREVYLIEEPMAAAIGVGLPVQEAAGNMIVDIGGGTTEVAIISLSGIVYSRSVRVAGDELDEAIINYMKRAYNLMIGERTAEEIKLRIGSAFPLGKETTMEVKGRDMVAGLPKTITITSQEVREAMLEPLNAIIDAVRTTLERCPPELSADLVDRGIMLAGGGALLRGLDKLLQEETALPVHVAEDPLSAVGEGTGRVLSELEFLRKVSTTEV from the coding sequence ATGCTTGGCAAACTTTTTGGCTTCGTCGCCAACGACATCGGAATCGATCTTGGAACTGCTAACACCCTCGTTTACGTCAAGGATCATGGCATCGTGCTCCGCGAGCCCTCTGTGGTCGCCGTAAAAACAGGCACCAACGAAGTGGTCGCCGTTGGGGACGATGCAAAACGCATGCTGGGGAGAACCCCCGGTGGCATCACCGCCATCCGCCCTTTGAAAGATGGTGTTATCGCAGACTTCCGTGTCACGGAGGCCATGCTGCGCCACTTCATCCGTAAGGTGCATAACAACCGCCGCGCCATGCGTGGGCCGCGTGTCGTCATCGCGGTGCCTTCGGGCATCACAGAAGTGGAAAAACGTGCTGTCAAAGAAAGTGCTGAACAGGCTGGGGCGCGTGAAGTTTACCTCATCGAAGAACCCATGGCCGCTGCGATCGGCGTGGGCCTGCCCGTGCAGGAAGCTGCGGGCAACATGATCGTGGACATCGGTGGTGGTACCACGGAAGTGGCCATCATCTCCCTCAGCGGCATCGTTTACAGCCGCAGCGTTCGTGTGGCGGGGGATGAGCTGGATGAAGCCATCATCAACTACATGAAACGCGCCTACAACCTCATGATCGGGGAGCGCACGGCGGAAGAGATCAAGCTGCGCATCGGTTCGGCTTTCCCCCTCGGTAAAGAAACCACCATGGAAGTGAAAGGCCGCGACATGGTCGCCGGTCTGCCAAAGACCATCACCATCACCAGTCAGGAAGTGCGTGAGGCGATGCTGGAGCCGTTAAACGCCATCATTGATGCTGTGCGCACCACGCTGGAGCGCTGCCCCCCTGAACTTTCGGCTGACCTTGTGGATCGCGGCATCATGCTCGCCGGTGGAGGGGCCTTGCTCCGTGGTCTGGATAAACTGTTGCAGGAAGAGACAGCTCTGCCGGTGCATGTGGCTGAAGATCCTCTCAGCGCGGTGGGCGAAGGCACGGGCCGGGTGCTCAGTGAGCTGGAGTTTCTGCGCAAGGTCAGCACCACGGAGGTGTAG
- a CDS encoding YggS family pyridoxal phosphate-dependent enzyme gives MSDIADRLQEIRHRLTQATARSGRKPESVDLLAVSKTYPVEIIQEAVEAGQILFGENRVQEVTLKQPQLSGKLQWHLIGPLQSNKVRKVLPLVQMIHAVDSVDIAKDINRIGGELGLHPKVLIEINLAAESSKHGFTPQAIREQLEALYELDRLYIQGVMCIPPFDPVAEKSRRYFTQLREVRDELEKFGGAPLPVLSMGMSHDFEVAIEEGATIVRVGSAIFGSRKAVA, from the coding sequence ATGTCTGACATCGCTGATCGCCTCCAAGAAATCCGCCACCGCCTGACCCAAGCCACCGCCCGCTCTGGCCGCAAGCCGGAGAGCGTGGACTTGCTGGCGGTCTCGAAGACTTATCCGGTGGAAATCATCCAGGAGGCTGTAGAGGCCGGGCAGATTCTCTTTGGCGAAAATCGTGTGCAGGAAGTGACGCTGAAACAACCTCAACTCTCTGGGAAATTGCAGTGGCATCTCATCGGCCCCTTGCAGTCTAACAAAGTGCGTAAAGTGCTGCCGCTGGTGCAGATGATCCATGCGGTGGATTCGGTGGACATCGCCAAAGACATCAACCGCATCGGTGGTGAACTGGGCCTACACCCGAAGGTCCTCATCGAAATCAATCTGGCTGCAGAATCTTCTAAACATGGCTTCACGCCTCAGGCGATTCGAGAGCAGTTGGAGGCTCTTTATGAACTGGATCGCCTCTACATTCAGGGGGTGATGTGCATCCCGCCCTTTGATCCAGTGGCGGAGAAAAGTCGGCGTTATTTTACTCAACTTCGCGAAGTGCGCGACGAGTTGGAAAAATTCGGGGGAGCACCTCTGCCGGTCTTGTCTATGGGCATGAGCCATGACTTTGAAGTCGCCATTGAAGAGGGGGCCACCATCGTGCGGGTGGGGAGTGCCATCTTTGGTTCGCGGAAGGCGGTAGCGTGA
- the recF gene encoding DNA replication/repair protein RecF (All proteins in this family for which functions are known are DNA-binding proteins that assist the filamentation of RecA onto DNA for the initiation of recombination or recombinational repair.): MLTDLLLRDFRCFEECRVTLHPEMTVFVGRNAQGKTSLMEAACVLLRLQSPRTSNRAEVIRLGAKTMLIEGTLKDKRMRCAQSATVRRLAIEGTVCGKTAEYLSQSGLVVWMDHRDMNLLRGSAEHRRRYLDFAASQMFPDYLKALRGYERALRGRNYVLKRDAIIAWRQADAFAKVMDDFAQVIIARRHELVQILQPHVTRIHAELSGGSERGVTNYAPSFFEGSLVEGLAERREEEQRLRQTSIGPHRDDMQLLLNDLDATSFASEGQQRSLALSLKIAQAHALEQVAGQPPLLLLDDVFGELDAHRRRALLRLLPVGTQKVITTTHLEWAQGEVIPGLVYQVEGARVTVLE; the protein is encoded by the coding sequence ATGCTCACAGATCTGCTGCTTCGAGACTTCCGTTGCTTTGAAGAATGCCGCGTCACGCTGCATCCGGAGATGACGGTTTTTGTCGGTCGCAATGCGCAGGGAAAGACCTCTCTCATGGAGGCGGCCTGCGTGCTGCTGCGCCTGCAATCCCCGCGCACCAGCAACCGCGCCGAGGTGATCCGCCTGGGGGCAAAGACGATGTTGATTGAGGGCACGTTGAAAGACAAACGAATGCGCTGTGCGCAATCGGCCACCGTGCGGCGTCTGGCCATCGAAGGCACCGTCTGTGGCAAAACGGCGGAATACCTCTCCCAGAGTGGGTTGGTCGTCTGGATGGATCATCGCGACATGAACCTCCTGCGTGGCAGCGCGGAACATCGGCGGCGGTACCTAGACTTTGCGGCCAGCCAGATGTTTCCCGACTATCTCAAAGCCTTGCGGGGGTATGAACGTGCCCTGCGGGGGCGTAACTACGTGCTCAAGCGAGATGCCATCATCGCTTGGCGACAAGCCGATGCTTTTGCAAAAGTGATGGATGATTTTGCCCAGGTCATCATCGCCCGACGTCATGAACTGGTGCAGATCCTGCAACCGCATGTCACACGCATTCATGCTGAATTGAGCGGCGGGAGTGAGCGTGGCGTAACCAATTATGCACCCAGTTTTTTCGAGGGCAGTCTGGTGGAAGGACTGGCTGAGAGACGTGAAGAAGAGCAACGCCTGCGGCAAACATCTATAGGGCCGCACCGGGATGATATGCAACTGCTGCTCAATGATCTCGATGCCACCTCCTTCGCCTCAGAAGGGCAGCAGCGCAGTCTAGCCCTGTCTCTGAAGATCGCTCAAGCTCATGCCTTGGAGCAAGTCGCGGGACAGCCTCCATTGCTTTTGCTAGATGATGTATTTGGGGAGCTGGATGCGCATCGTCGTCGGGCCTTGCTACGGCTGTTGCCTGTGGGCACTCAGAAGGTCATCACCACCACGCATTTGGAATGGGCCCAAGGAGAGGTTATTCCTGGATTGGTCTATCAGGTGGAAGGGGCGCGAGTGACGGTACTTGAATGA
- a CDS encoding alpha/beta hydrolase: MLSRLLFFLSFASSLSPLAAEPTSVRIEKNIQYLPKERAEKADLYLPVEDGKKHPGVLIIHGGGWTGGVKDAAREINIGTTLAAQGYVCLSIDYLLHNAASEQACWPQNLHDCKTAVRWMRANAERLHLDVNHIGVIGGSAGGHLASMVGVTQAKDGLDPTGPYGDQSCRVSCVVDLYGPVDVMAWKDVAALRGSRTAKPELYKQFSVPTYLDKNDPPFLILHGTADTTVDVSQSEKFAQVLASHGIEHHLEIIPGAPHTFHLQPKEKDLRPLVLAFFDKHLKPQVK; this comes from the coding sequence ATGCTTTCTCGCCTGTTGTTCTTTTTGAGTTTTGCCTCGAGCCTCTCTCCATTGGCTGCGGAACCAACCTCGGTGAGGATCGAAAAGAACATCCAATACTTGCCCAAAGAGCGTGCAGAAAAGGCAGACCTCTACCTGCCTGTGGAGGATGGCAAAAAGCATCCTGGGGTCCTGATCATCCATGGAGGCGGCTGGACGGGAGGCGTCAAGGATGCGGCTCGAGAGATCAATATTGGCACCACCTTGGCTGCGCAGGGCTATGTATGTCTCAGCATTGATTATCTGCTTCACAATGCGGCAAGTGAACAAGCCTGCTGGCCGCAGAATCTGCACGACTGCAAAACGGCGGTGCGCTGGATGCGCGCGAATGCAGAGCGGCTGCACTTGGATGTGAATCACATCGGGGTGATCGGTGGTTCTGCTGGCGGTCATCTGGCCAGCATGGTGGGGGTGACGCAGGCCAAAGATGGGCTAGACCCCACCGGACCCTACGGTGACCAAAGCTGCCGCGTGAGCTGCGTGGTGGATCTATACGGGCCTGTGGACGTGATGGCCTGGAAGGATGTCGCTGCCCTGCGTGGCAGCCGCACGGCCAAGCCTGAGCTCTACAAGCAATTTTCCGTGCCGACCTACTTGGATAAAAACGATCCTCCCTTTCTCATTCTCCACGGGACGGCAGATACGACGGTGGATGTGAGTCAGTCGGAGAAGTTTGCCCAGGTGCTGGCGTCCCATGGCATTGAGCATCACTTGGAGATCATCCCGGGTGCGCCGCATACCTTTCATCTTCAGCCGAAGGAGAAGGATCTTCGGCCTCTGGTTCTCGCCTTTTTTGATAAGCATCTAAAACCCCAGGTGAAGTGA
- a CDS encoding purine-nucleoside phosphorylase, with protein MHSASAMPLSHLQKACPETAIVLGSGLGSVADSLGIEAEVPYADVAGLSASTVPGHAGRFVLSRLNGKPILIAQGRRHLYEGLSAYEVTAGIRFMHTLGVRRIILTNAAGAIQESMAVGDLMLLTDHLNLLGTTPLLGGPHFHDMSEVYSAEWRAQFLEAAARLSLPLHQGVYAATLGPQYETPAEIRMMRTLGADAVGMSTVPEAIQARALGMQVAGISMLTNWAAGLKAQTLHHAEVVSVGQAASANLTALLKTVL; from the coding sequence ATACACTCTGCATCAGCCATGCCTCTCTCCCACCTCCAAAAAGCCTGCCCCGAAACTGCCATCGTGCTCGGCTCGGGCCTGGGCAGTGTAGCGGATAGCCTGGGAATCGAGGCAGAAGTTCCCTACGCGGACGTTGCCGGCCTCAGTGCATCCACAGTTCCAGGTCATGCCGGGCGCTTTGTCCTCAGTCGTTTGAATGGCAAGCCCATACTCATTGCCCAAGGGCGGCGTCATTTGTATGAGGGGCTCTCGGCTTATGAAGTGACCGCAGGCATACGCTTCATGCACACACTTGGCGTTAGGCGCATCATCCTGACCAATGCAGCGGGCGCCATTCAGGAATCCATGGCTGTGGGAGATCTCATGCTCCTGACAGATCACCTGAATCTCCTGGGCACCACACCTCTACTGGGCGGCCCCCATTTCCACGATATGAGCGAGGTGTACTCGGCAGAGTGGCGCGCCCAGTTTCTCGAGGCGGCAGCACGGCTCAGTCTGCCACTGCACCAGGGGGTCTATGCGGCTACGCTAGGGCCCCAGTATGAAACCCCGGCAGAGATCCGCATGATGCGTACGCTAGGGGCCGATGCAGTAGGCATGTCCACCGTGCCGGAGGCCATCCAGGCCCGCGCTCTAGGCATGCAGGTGGCCGGCATCTCCATGCTGACCAACTGGGCCGCCGGGCTGAAAGCACAGACCTTGCACCACGCCGAAGTGGTAAGTGTGGGCCAGGCAGCCTCGGCAAATCTGACCGCTCTGCTTAAAACAGTGTTGTGA
- a CDS encoding putative 2-dehydropantoate 2-reductase, whose translation MPLKSVSSVEIPSELGRVAIIGAGAVGCYYGGRLAQHGHDVHFLMRSDYEAVSKKGLHITSPLGDVQIHVNAHQTTADIGPCDLVIIAMKVTSNAALLDLLPPLLHENTALLTLQNGLGNEEFLAQHFGAERVLGGLCFVCINRIAPGVIHHIAQGRINLGEHIRAPVPRTHQIAAEFQRSQIDCQVMESLAAARWQKLVWNIPFNGLSIAAGGVDTETILANPTLETRVRDLMAEIIQTAASLGHSLPENLIETMVTNTRTMAAYKPSSLIDYLERREVELEAIWGQPIRHAAQAGLTMPRVQELYEELKVKLTQSS comes from the coding sequence ATGCCTCTAAAATCCGTGTCTTCTGTGGAAATTCCTTCTGAGTTAGGTCGCGTGGCGATCATTGGTGCTGGGGCGGTCGGTTGCTATTATGGCGGGCGACTTGCTCAGCATGGGCATGATGTGCATTTTCTAATGCGCAGTGACTATGAGGCCGTGAGTAAAAAGGGGCTGCATATCACAAGCCCGCTGGGAGATGTTCAAATCCACGTCAATGCCCACCAGACAACAGCGGACATCGGCCCGTGTGACCTTGTGATCATTGCGATGAAGGTCACGTCCAATGCAGCACTGCTGGATCTCTTACCTCCGCTTTTGCACGAAAACACAGCGTTATTGACGCTGCAAAATGGACTGGGGAATGAGGAATTCCTCGCCCAACATTTCGGTGCGGAACGGGTGCTCGGAGGGTTGTGTTTCGTGTGCATCAACCGCATCGCTCCAGGTGTGATTCATCACATTGCTCAAGGACGGATCAATCTAGGGGAACACATCCGTGCTCCCGTGCCCCGCACGCACCAGATCGCAGCGGAGTTTCAGCGCAGCCAAATTGACTGTCAGGTTATGGAAAGTCTGGCTGCAGCTCGCTGGCAAAAACTCGTCTGGAATATTCCTTTCAACGGCCTTTCCATCGCCGCCGGTGGAGTGGATACCGAGACCATTTTGGCTAATCCCACCCTGGAAACCAGGGTGCGTGATCTCATGGCCGAAATCATCCAGACGGCCGCTAGCCTGGGTCATTCGCTGCCGGAAAACCTCATTGAAACCATGGTAACAAATACCCGCACCATGGCTGCCTACAAACCTTCCTCCCTCATTGACTATTTGGAGAGACGGGAGGTGGAGCTTGAGGCTATCTGGGGACAGCCGATCCGCCATGCTGCACAGGCAGGTCTCACCATGCCGCGAGTGCAAGAGCTGTATGAAGAACTGAAGGTCAAGCTGACCCAGTCCAGCTGA
- a CDS encoding PVC-type heme-binding CxxCH protein, with product MLRLSLVCLIIIQSTLWAVEAPKMPIVPAEIPPQIEILQPGVKLTLIAEHPQLVTPTGIDVDAQGQIWLIACHTHFRPEGYTGPAHDEILVLDAQGKNRRVFYNKTRSTMNLQLGRYGWVYLAERSRILRVKDTDGDGVGDMEENIATLDTVSDYPHNGLSGMAWDPDGGLVFALGENFGKDWTLTAHDGSKVSGRGEGGIFRCTPEGNMMRRIARGFWNPFGLLVRKDGEIFAAENDPGSRPPCRLLHIVEGADYGFQWVYGSAPVHPFVAWNGELRGTLGMVHPCGEGPCAVKELGGGVLIPSWSNHCVDYFPLTRHGAGYTSQRIELLRGSDFFRPVCMAQVPDGNFYLTDWVFSSYPIHARGRLWKLEIDPVKASWMKPAAEAPNAASQLAQGLRSGKVKLPVPELLSHARGKDAYLSDAALSALAREEWTPETLQALPTSDRVWVLVSLRRTEMAEEKWVRSLLGNSDPEIRFECLRWIADAVLTSFTPEVEKMLTDPTLDYRLFEATLATWNTLRGEPGAGVTNPEVLVGRILDTTTPAKIKGYALRLAPVTDKRLTVPLLHSLVSQNNDVLSLEVVRTLAAKTTEEARELLADIAQNEKNPASLRTEAIQGLATSAQPAHRSLLVLLSSHAEPSISREAHRALRFTPEDKSFILNPQRPSFDDTSAWLRLLDSLPGEADTENGRRLFFHPKVALCANCHRHSGRGNVVGPDLSLVSRQGDRAAILSSILQPHREVAPQFYPTQLKLTDGTDFIGILLRSSNTEVYRDLNGKERTFQKADIVSRQELKTSLMPAGLVASVTDSELRDLLAFLTKSSTESTAP from the coding sequence ATGCTGCGCCTGTCACTTGTCTGTCTTATCATCATTCAGTCCACTTTGTGGGCGGTGGAGGCACCAAAGATGCCCATCGTCCCAGCCGAAATTCCGCCGCAGATTGAGATCTTGCAGCCTGGGGTCAAGCTTACCTTGATCGCCGAGCACCCCCAACTGGTCACACCGACGGGCATTGATGTGGATGCCCAAGGGCAAATCTGGCTCATCGCCTGCCACACCCATTTTCGTCCAGAAGGCTACACGGGGCCCGCCCATGACGAGATCCTCGTCTTGGATGCTCAGGGAAAAAACAGACGCGTCTTTTACAACAAGACCCGATCCACGATGAACCTTCAGTTAGGTCGATATGGGTGGGTTTATCTGGCCGAAAGATCTCGCATCCTTCGCGTGAAGGATACCGATGGGGATGGAGTGGGAGATATGGAAGAGAATATTGCCACGCTGGACACCGTCTCTGATTACCCACACAATGGCCTTAGTGGCATGGCCTGGGACCCAGATGGAGGGCTCGTTTTTGCCCTGGGCGAAAACTTCGGCAAAGACTGGACTCTCACCGCCCACGATGGATCCAAGGTGAGCGGACGAGGCGAAGGAGGCATTTTCCGCTGTACCCCAGAGGGGAATATGATGCGCCGCATCGCCCGTGGTTTTTGGAATCCCTTCGGCCTCCTCGTGCGCAAAGATGGCGAAATCTTTGCCGCTGAAAATGATCCCGGCAGCCGCCCTCCGTGCCGCCTGCTCCACATCGTGGAGGGGGCAGACTACGGCTTTCAGTGGGTGTATGGCAGTGCCCCGGTGCATCCCTTTGTGGCTTGGAATGGTGAACTGCGTGGCACACTCGGCATGGTGCATCCCTGCGGTGAAGGCCCCTGTGCCGTCAAGGAGCTGGGAGGCGGTGTCCTTATACCATCGTGGAGCAATCACTGCGTGGACTACTTCCCGCTCACTCGCCACGGGGCTGGCTACACGTCCCAACGCATCGAGCTGCTGCGCGGCAGTGACTTCTTCCGCCCCGTCTGTATGGCCCAGGTGCCTGATGGCAACTTTTACCTGACGGATTGGGTCTTCAGTTCCTACCCCATTCATGCACGTGGCCGCCTTTGGAAATTGGAGATTGATCCCGTCAAAGCATCCTGGATGAAACCAGCTGCCGAAGCACCCAATGCGGCCTCACAACTCGCCCAAGGTCTGCGCAGCGGAAAGGTGAAACTACCTGTGCCAGAGCTGCTGAGTCACGCCCGTGGAAAGGATGCCTATCTCTCCGATGCGGCTTTGAGCGCACTAGCCCGTGAAGAATGGACACCGGAAACGCTCCAGGCCTTACCCACGTCCGACCGTGTCTGGGTTCTGGTATCACTGCGGCGCACGGAAATGGCGGAAGAAAAATGGGTGCGTTCGTTGTTAGGCAATTCAGATCCCGAAATTCGTTTTGAGTGCCTGCGCTGGATTGCGGATGCAGTGCTCACCAGCTTCACGCCTGAGGTAGAAAAAATGCTGACGGATCCCACCCTGGACTACCGCCTCTTTGAAGCCACGCTAGCCACCTGGAATACCCTCCGTGGTGAACCGGGCGCAGGAGTTACCAACCCCGAAGTCCTCGTGGGGCGCATCCTGGATACCACCACGCCCGCAAAGATCAAAGGGTATGCGCTACGCCTCGCACCCGTGACAGACAAGCGACTGACCGTTCCATTGTTGCACAGCCTTGTGAGCCAGAACAACGACGTCTTATCACTAGAAGTGGTGCGCACCTTGGCCGCGAAGACCACAGAGGAAGCAAGAGAACTTCTAGCAGATATCGCCCAGAATGAAAAGAATCCCGCCAGTTTGCGCACAGAGGCCATTCAGGGCCTAGCCACCTCGGCCCAGCCTGCCCACCGAAGCTTGCTTGTGCTCCTTTCTAGCCATGCTGAGCCTAGCATTTCGAGAGAAGCTCACCGGGCGCTGCGCTTCACGCCAGAGGACAAAAGCTTCATCCTCAATCCGCAACGTCCCTCCTTTGACGATACGTCCGCGTGGCTACGCCTGCTGGATTCTCTTCCTGGCGAAGCGGACACGGAAAATGGACGTCGGCTTTTCTTCCACCCGAAGGTTGCGCTCTGCGCCAACTGCCATCGCCACAGTGGTCGTGGGAATGTGGTAGGGCCAGACCTCAGCCTAGTTTCTCGGCAAGGTGACCGTGCCGCCATCCTGAGCAGCATCCTGCAACCTCATCGTGAAGTAGCTCCCCAATTTTACCCGACTCAACTAAAGCTGACCGATGGGACAGACTTCATCGGTATCCTTCTCCGCTCCTCTAACACGGAAGTCTATCGAGATCTCAATGGCAAAGAACGCACTTTTCAAAAGGCAGACATCGTCAGCCGTCAGGAGCTCAAAACATCCCTCATGCCAGCGGGTCTCGTGGCCTCAGTCACGGATTCCGAATTGCGCGATTTGCTCGCTTTTCTAACCAAATCTTCGACTGAGTCCACCGCTCCCTAA